In Podospora pseudocomata strain CBS 415.72m chromosome 4, whole genome shotgun sequence, the genomic stretch TAAGTTTGCACAGACATTGAcggcggcgttgttgatgcCATCGAACTAGGTAGTCGAAGACTTGGTAGCATTTTTTTCCACCAAGCTAAAAGCGGCCTTCCGGTGGGGTTGGACGTTCACTAGAATTTGGAAAGTGAATATTCTCAACTAACCCTACACCTCGGTACGTTCTCACTGTCGGCCTAGTTGATCTTCGGTAGCGGAGGACTTTCCGGATTAGGAGCTAGGAAGCTCAGGGGCTCTCAACTCCCGACGCCAACCCAGGCGGAGAAATCAAATCCGGGGTGCAGCTTGATGTCGACACTTGCCAAGCCATGTCGGTGACAGCTTCATCAAGGAAGCAAGGCCGCACGTCGGCCCACTGCTCATTCTTggacgaggccgagatggtcTCCATCGTAACGGTCTCGTCGTGACACATGGCAGGAAAATACGAAACACCGTGGATCTCCCGTTCACAATTATCCCGGGGTTCTCTGAACGTATGGAGGACCTCCGTCCTTCCGTGGATCGGAACAGGGAGCATCGCCGGGTGCCAATACCTGCACCTAACTGTATGCAGACTCTAGTCCTTTTCTGATCGAGATATGGCTCGTATGACATGGAGTTACGGGGAAAGGTAGAACGGGTTGTTCCGTAAGGTAGGTATGCTTGCGAGAATCAAGTTGAATGACAGGTTTCGTCTGATCTATAAAGCAAGTGTCAACAGCCCATATGTTTCGAGATTGTGGTCGGTCAATCATTCATCGACAGTAAACCGCCCAAAATGTTCTCCAACGCCGGACAGATCGCTCTCACCCTTCTCGCCGCTGCCCCTACGGCATTCGCCTGCTTGGGCTACACCGGCGGCCTTCCCAAGGCCACTGGGAACGTGGCTCTGACTGCGCCCATCTACGTCAAGGCTGGTCAGGTCTACGACGGTGGCTGGCGCAAGTTTGACAGAAACCCCAGCAGCTGCAATGGCCAAAgtgaaggtggtgagaaggACACCGCTTTCGTTGTTGAGCGTGGTGGTACTCTCCGCAACGTCATCATCGGTAAGACCGTCGGTGAGGGTGTCTACTGCAAGGGTGGCGGCTGTAACCTCGAGTTCATCTGGTTCGAGGACGTCTGCGAGGATGCCATCTCCATCGTAAGTGGACCGGTCTCCGACCGCCAGACTTCTACGTTCCGATCTAACCCCAATTACAGAAGGACGACCGTCCGGGAGATGTCACCAACAttattggtggtggtgcctaCCACGCCTCTGACAAGGTGATCCAGCACAACGGCTGCGGCCGTGTCAATGTGAGTGTTCCTCGAAGCACCCCTTATGGAACGTCCAACTCTAACATCCTCGGTAGATCATCAACTTCTATGCCGAGAACTACGGCAAGGTCTATCGCTCGTGCGGAACAGTAGGTTAACCCGATTCGGCATGGTTTGCGAGACGTGTACTAACAGCCTCGCAGTGCCAGAAGTGCGCCCGCGAAGTCTACGTCGAGGGTGTCACCGCCCGCAagggtggcgaggttgtcggcatcaccaaggccaacGGTGACAAGGCCACCTTGGTGAATGTCTGCACTGATGCCAAGACCCCGTGCCAGAACTACAGTGGTCCTGGTGCCAAGGACGGCGCTTGCTAGGGGCTGGGCAACAAAGTATGTCTTTTCCTCGGGTTCAACACCAACTCCGAGACTCGAAATAAAACGTTTCCATTCCTGGACATTTTACATCCAAGAGTAAATATCGTGTTTAACATTACCTGATACATGCTGCATGTCCTCATCATACATACACAAAACCCGTGGTGTACAACCGCCCCCCAGCCCCAGGATATCATCACACACgaaagaaagaaaccaaAGCCTATTagacacctccctcccacttTCGACTCAAGaaaaccccccatcccccttccccctccccctctccccctgcCTATCAcccaccaactcctccccagactccctctccaaccccatcgcATCAATAGCCTGCATCTCCATATCAAACTCACTCGGCAGCGTCCTCAagctccca encodes the following:
- a CDS encoding hypothetical protein (CAZy:PL3; COG:G; EggNog:ENOG503NY7H), whose amino-acid sequence is MFSNAGQIALTLLAAAPTAFACLGYTGGLPKATGNVALTAPIYVKAGQVYDGGWRKFDRNPSSCNGQSEGGEKDTAFVVERGGTLRNVIIGKTVGEGVYCKGGGCNLEFIWFEDVCEDAISIKDDRPGDVTNIIGGGAYHASDKVIQHNGCGRVNIINFYAENYGKVYRSCGTCQKCAREVYVEGVTARKGGEVVGITKANGDKATLVNVCTDAKTPCQNYSGPGAKDGAC